From a region of the Acetonema longum DSM 6540 genome:
- the motA gene encoding flagellar motor stator protein MotA — protein MEKSTLIGVIVGVGAVGTGMVLKGASLSALNNPAAFLIIIAGTVACILNAFPMQQVMKFPVLMKQLFRDQQLVPKTQLLPLFVELSQTARREGILALEGRLNEVEDTFLKNGLSMVIDGMDPEFVHDVLDAEVQAMEERHRLGALIFSQAGSYAPTLGVLGAVVGLIAALGSLDNIEVLGHSIAAAFVATLLGIFTGYVLWNPFANKLKMMSKREAEIKRMMIEGILSLQAGDSPMAIEAKLLVFIPQADRSALKRKAE, from the coding sequence TTGGAAAAGTCAACACTAATCGGCGTAATCGTTGGAGTAGGGGCAGTTGGTACCGGGATGGTACTAAAGGGAGCGAGCTTGTCCGCCTTAAATAACCCGGCTGCTTTTTTAATTATTATTGCAGGGACAGTCGCTTGTATATTAAATGCATTCCCTATGCAACAAGTCATGAAATTCCCAGTGCTAATGAAGCAATTATTCAGGGATCAGCAACTGGTTCCCAAGACACAATTACTGCCTTTGTTTGTTGAATTGTCGCAAACAGCTCGCCGTGAAGGAATCCTGGCTTTGGAAGGCCGCCTGAATGAGGTGGAAGATACTTTCTTAAAAAATGGTTTGAGCATGGTCATTGACGGTATGGATCCGGAATTTGTCCATGATGTTCTGGATGCCGAAGTACAGGCTATGGAAGAACGGCACCGACTGGGAGCGTTGATATTTTCTCAGGCCGGTTCTTACGCTCCGACCCTGGGGGTTTTGGGCGCGGTTGTCGGCTTGATTGCCGCTTTGGGCAGCCTGGATAATATCGAAGTACTGGGGCACTCCATTGCCGCAGCCTTTGTTGCTACTTTGCTCGGTATTTTTACCGGTTACGTATTATGGAATCCCTTCGCCAATAAACTCAAAATGATGTCGAAACGGGAAGCGGAAATCAAGCGGATGATGATTGAGGGGATTTTATCACTGCAGGCAGGCGATTCACCGATGGCTATTGAGGCGAAATTGCTGGTATTCATTCCTCAGGCGGATCGCAGTGCTTTGAAGCGGAAAGCGGAGTGA
- a CDS encoding bifunctional ADP-dependent NAD(P)H-hydrate dehydratase/NAD(P)H-hydrate epimerase: protein MKAVTASEMRLIDQTAITEFGIPGVVLMENAGRELARQIALRISPVRDRSICIFAGKGNNGGDGFVAARHLVNQGAQVKVCLVGKKETLTGDALVHFETIQRMEIDVLELAGERDWDKAGIAVTFADCLVDALLGTGFHGPLSEEMNLAVDLINAAAKTVIAVDIPTGMDADTGQISGKAVKAAYTVTFGLPKQGLYIHPGAAYAGQISVIDIGIPRHLMESSEIRQNITTPGHIQRILPVRPVTAHKGDCGRVLLIAGSQGMTGAAALAATGAIRAGAGLVTLGIAASLHDIMEVKLTEVMTRPLPETVGGSIGVKAIPYVEQMVKQTDVLAIGPGLGRNEDTLTAVREIVKSNEQPLVLDADALFAMVDNTALLKETGGLAVLTPHSGEMARLTGLSVAEVNQERIFIARQAASDWQSIVVLKGPCTVVAFPDGEIFLNTTGNPGLATGGTGDVLTGIIAGFIAQGLSSHDAAVAGVYIHGLAGDLAARGRMIGMTAGDILPEIPQAIHMACHRKGKYNARITHGKIRYTE, encoded by the coding sequence ATGAAGGCAGTAACGGCTAGTGAAATGCGTCTGATTGATCAGACTGCTATAACAGAATTCGGGATACCCGGTGTGGTCCTAATGGAAAATGCCGGACGGGAACTGGCCCGGCAGATTGCCCTGCGGATTTCGCCGGTGAGAGACAGAAGCATCTGTATCTTCGCCGGCAAAGGCAATAACGGCGGCGACGGCTTTGTGGCGGCCAGACACTTGGTCAATCAGGGCGCCCAGGTCAAGGTTTGTCTGGTCGGAAAAAAAGAAACCTTGACCGGTGATGCTTTGGTGCATTTCGAGACCATTCAGCGCATGGAAATTGATGTTCTGGAATTAGCCGGCGAACGGGATTGGGATAAGGCCGGCATTGCCGTCACATTTGCTGATTGCCTGGTGGATGCTTTGCTGGGAACAGGTTTTCATGGCCCGTTGAGCGAAGAGATGAATCTGGCAGTGGACCTGATCAATGCCGCCGCAAAAACGGTGATTGCCGTAGACATTCCCACCGGTATGGACGCCGATACCGGGCAAATCAGCGGCAAGGCAGTTAAGGCGGCCTATACGGTTACATTCGGTCTGCCCAAGCAGGGACTGTATATTCATCCGGGTGCTGCTTATGCCGGACAGATTTCAGTCATCGATATTGGGATACCGAGGCATTTGATGGAAAGTTCTGAGATACGGCAGAATATTACCACGCCCGGGCACATCCAGCGGATTTTGCCTGTCAGGCCGGTAACGGCTCATAAGGGGGACTGCGGCCGGGTTCTTCTGATTGCCGGTTCCCAGGGCATGACCGGTGCGGCCGCCTTGGCGGCAACCGGCGCCATAAGGGCAGGCGCCGGGTTGGTTACTCTGGGTATAGCCGCCAGTCTGCATGACATTATGGAGGTAAAATTGACCGAAGTGATGACCCGCCCCTTACCGGAGACTGTGGGTGGATCCATCGGTGTAAAAGCTATTCCCTATGTGGAACAGATGGTAAAACAAACGGATGTCTTAGCCATAGGGCCAGGTCTGGGCCGCAATGAAGATACTCTTACGGCTGTACGGGAAATCGTCAAAAGCAATGAACAGCCCTTGGTTCTTGATGCCGATGCATTGTTCGCCATGGTGGACAATACTGCTTTGCTGAAAGAAACCGGCGGCTTGGCAGTATTAACGCCCCATTCGGGAGAGATGGCCCGGCTGACCGGACTGAGCGTGGCGGAAGTCAACCAGGAGCGGATTTTTATTGCCCGGCAGGCTGCCAGTGACTGGCAAAGCATTGTTGTTTTAAAAGGTCCCTGCACGGTGGTGGCCTTTCCTGACGGAGAGATATTTCTGAATACAACCGGTAACCCCGGTCTGGCCACCGGCGGCACCGGCGATGTGCTGACCGGTATCATTGCCGGCTTTATTGCCCAAGGGTTATCCAGCCATGATGCGGCGGTAGCCGGTGTTTATATCCACGGGCTGGCCGGCGATCTGGCGGCGAGAGGACGGATGATCGGCATGACTGCCGGGGATATCTTGCCGGAGATTCCCCAGGCCATTCATATGGCCTGCCACAGAAAAGGCAAGTATAACGCAAGAATAACCCATGGCAAAATTAGGTATACTGAATAA
- a CDS encoding ComEC/Rec2 family competence protein: MRITKAISVIALAMSLFVFAGCAIAPISQQTATTQAAGLSSQTGLTVKVLDVGQGDAILIKTPTQAVLVDTGDVGTRDKLVSYIKKEGIRTIDKVIITHGHADHLGGMAALFESFAIKQIYDNGVAATTNLYRQYLTTVKKKNIPFKVVTAGDQIDIGGGAVLRILAPAKPYIKQGANADLNNNSIVAKLIYGNFTMLLTGDAEQESEQQMLQRSRDELKSLVLKGGHHGSRTSSRPAFLKAVGAQTVVVSAGANNDYGHPHEVVLKRYATANMKVYRTDQHGTVTITSNGKSYKISKEK, translated from the coding sequence ATGCGGATAACAAAAGCGATAAGCGTCATCGCACTGGCGATGTCGTTATTTGTGTTTGCTGGCTGCGCTATTGCGCCGATAAGCCAGCAAACCGCGACGACCCAGGCTGCCGGCCTGTCGTCTCAGACCGGTCTGACCGTCAAGGTGCTGGATGTGGGACAGGGAGACGCCATTTTAATAAAAACTCCCACTCAGGCTGTCCTCGTGGATACCGGCGATGTAGGAACCAGGGATAAGTTGGTCTCATACATAAAAAAAGAGGGAATTCGGACCATTGACAAAGTGATTATCACCCATGGCCATGCCGACCATTTGGGAGGAATGGCCGCTCTGTTTGAATCCTTTGCCATAAAGCAAATTTACGATAACGGAGTTGCCGCTACCACCAATTTGTATCGGCAGTATCTGACAACAGTCAAAAAGAAGAACATTCCCTTTAAGGTGGTAACAGCCGGCGACCAGATTGACATTGGCGGCGGCGCGGTTCTCAGGATACTGGCGCCGGCTAAGCCCTATATTAAACAAGGTGCGAATGCTGACCTGAACAATAATTCTATTGTTGCCAAGCTGATATACGGTAATTTTACTATGCTGCTGACTGGGGATGCCGAGCAGGAATCGGAACAGCAGATGCTGCAGCGATCCCGCGATGAGCTGAAAAGCTTGGTGCTGAAAGGCGGTCATCATGGCAGCCGCACTTCTTCCCGGCCGGCTTTTTTGAAGGCTGTTGGCGCACAGACAGTGGTTGTTTCGGCAGGAGCCAATAATGATTATGGGCATCCTCATGAAGTAGTGCTGAAGCGTTATGCGACCGCCAACATGAAGGTGTATCGCACGGATCAGCATGGTACGGTTACGATCACCAGCAACGGCAAGTCCTATAAGATTTCAAAGGAGAAGTAG
- a CDS encoding flagellar motor protein MotB, whose translation MARKKHVEPHEEHADESWLIPYADIMTLLLALFIVLYSSSQIDQKKLDAISQSLGMAFGGNNSIFEHTRTGPQIIPGMPAPSKIESLAPLGGDAKERLYMRETVQLLELKQNLDQYITENNLSEDLKTMLTGDGLMLRIRDTALFPSGSADLRPEARRLGAEIAKMLVALPQKVTIAGHTDTIPINTREFPSNWELSSKRALNFMRHILSQQAKLEPARFNATGYGEYRPESNNSTAEGRARNRRVEILIMRQYKQP comes from the coding sequence ATGGCCAGAAAAAAACATGTTGAACCCCATGAAGAGCATGCGGATGAGTCTTGGCTGATCCCTTACGCCGATATTATGACTCTGCTGCTGGCATTGTTTATCGTTTTATATTCTTCCTCACAGATTGATCAGAAAAAATTGGACGCTATCAGTCAATCGTTGGGTATGGCGTTCGGCGGCAATAATTCTATTTTTGAACATACCCGGACCGGGCCCCAAATTATTCCCGGCATGCCTGCCCCCAGTAAAATCGAAAGCCTGGCTCCTCTGGGCGGCGATGCCAAAGAACGGTTGTATATGCGGGAAACTGTGCAGCTGTTAGAACTGAAGCAGAATCTGGATCAGTATATTACGGAAAATAACCTGAGTGAAGATTTGAAAACCATGTTAACCGGGGATGGGTTGATGCTGCGCATTCGCGATACGGCTTTGTTTCCGTCAGGCAGTGCCGATCTTCGGCCGGAAGCACGGCGGCTGGGCGCTGAGATTGCTAAAATGCTAGTGGCGCTGCCCCAAAAAGTGACGATTGCCGGACACACTGATACGATCCCCATTAATACCCGGGAATTTCCTTCCAACTGGGAATTGAGCTCCAAACGTGCTCTGAATTTCATGCGCCATATTCTATCCCAGCAGGCGAAACTGGAGCCTGCCCGCTTCAACGCCACCGGTTATGGCGAGTACCGTCCCGAATCCAATAATTCGACAGCGGAAGGCCGGGCCAGAAACCGGCGTGTGGAAATATTGATTATGCGCCAGTATAAACAACCGTAG
- the acpS gene encoding holo-ACP synthase: MILGIGIDIVEVDRMDSAIRRDAFVKRIFTEQEQRYCEGRGVQKAASYAARFAAKEAVLKALGTGMSGGGTWLEVEVVSDPHGRPVISLHGFFAALAAKQRVSKIHLSLTHAREYAAAQAVLWGGVADEGSNG, from the coding sequence GTGATCCTGGGGATCGGAATTGATATAGTGGAAGTTGACCGGATGGATTCAGCCATCCGGCGGGACGCTTTTGTGAAACGGATTTTTACGGAACAGGAACAAAGGTATTGCGAAGGCCGGGGAGTTCAGAAGGCGGCTTCCTACGCAGCCCGTTTTGCTGCTAAGGAGGCGGTGCTCAAGGCATTGGGAACCGGCATGTCCGGCGGTGGTACCTGGCTTGAGGTAGAGGTCGTGTCAGACCCTCATGGCAGGCCTGTCATTTCCTTGCATGGTTTTTTCGCAGCCCTGGCCGCAAAGCAGAGAGTGAGCAAGATTCATCTTTCCTTGACTCACGCCAGGGAATACGCGGCGGCGCAGGCCGTACTATGGGGAGGTGTTGCAGATGAAGGCAGTAACGGCTAG
- a CDS encoding DUF3006 domain-containing protein, translating into MQRSKQVSAVIDRMEGKKAVLLVGAEEKQVVWLREFLPEGVQEGDHLVMDIGFDEASTEKARKEAEDLLKELTQGNN; encoded by the coding sequence ATGCAGCGCTCGAAACAGGTCTCAGCCGTGATTGACCGCATGGAAGGGAAAAAAGCCGTTCTGTTAGTAGGAGCGGAAGAAAAACAGGTAGTTTGGCTGCGGGAGTTTTTACCGGAAGGCGTTCAGGAAGGGGATCATTTGGTGATGGATATCGGATTTGATGAAGCGTCTACTGAGAAGGCCCGCAAGGAAGCCGAAGATCTGCTGAAGGAATTAACCCAAGGGAACAACTGA
- a CDS encoding GerMN domain-containing protein produces the protein MSYRKLAVWMILMMMVWLMGGGCTDTVPAGSDAPGRRAEDVSQPKAPANNKVTITVYFATKDAIYLAPETATLDKPANPVQSAMELLMAGPKNKDLLPVIPPVAKLISIKVKDKIAYVNFNDKLKKQNPGGSTNEILTIGAIVNTLTEFPEIKKVQILIDGKVVQTLSGHLDISEPLSRSEGIIKQPVKK, from the coding sequence ATGTCATACAGAAAACTCGCCGTATGGATGATTCTGATGATGATGGTCTGGCTAATGGGCGGCGGTTGTACGGACACCGTACCTGCCGGCAGTGATGCACCAGGCAGGCGAGCAGAGGACGTTAGTCAGCCTAAAGCCCCGGCAAACAATAAGGTTACAATCACAGTATATTTTGCCACTAAGGACGCAATATACCTGGCGCCGGAAACAGCCACCCTTGACAAACCCGCTAACCCGGTGCAGTCGGCGATGGAGCTTTTGATGGCAGGTCCGAAAAATAAAGACCTACTGCCGGTTATACCGCCGGTGGCCAAGCTGATTAGCATTAAGGTAAAAGACAAAATTGCCTACGTGAATTTCAACGATAAGCTGAAAAAACAAAACCCCGGCGGGTCGACTAATGAAATTTTAACCATCGGGGCGATTGTCAATACTCTTACGGAATTTCCGGAAATCAAGAAAGTGCAAATCCTGATTGATGGTAAGGTGGTACAGACACTTTCAGGCCATTTGGACATCAGTGAGCCGCTTAGCCGGTCGGAAGGAATTATTAAACAGCCGGTTAAAAAGTAG
- a CDS encoding type II toxin-antitoxin system PemK/MazF family toxin: MLVKRGDIYYANLNPVVGSEQGGHRPVLILQNDVGNKYSPTVIVAAITSQISKAKLPTHVEISGKEFNLDKDSVLLLEQLRTIDKRRLKEKVTHLSEDTMSKVDEAVRISLGLVQL; encoded by the coding sequence ATGCTTGTCAAACGCGGGGATATTTATTATGCCAATTTAAATCCTGTTGTAGGGTCCGAACAGGGAGGGCATCGTCCTGTACTAATTCTTCAAAATGATGTTGGCAATAAATATAGTCCGACTGTCATTGTGGCAGCGATCACTTCGCAAATTTCAAAGGCCAAACTGCCTACCCACGTGGAGATCAGCGGCAAGGAGTTTAATCTGGATAAAGACTCGGTTCTGTTATTGGAACAATTGCGCACGATTGATAAACGGCGGTTAAAAGAGAAAGTCACTCATTTAAGCGAAGATACTATGTCCAAAGTGGATGAAGCAGTACGAATCAGTTTAGGCCTGGTGCAGCTGTAA
- a CDS encoding N-acetylmuramoyl-L-alanine amidase family protein, whose protein sequence is MLRRTLSWFILVLSLVLVQVAATDRPAMAAPSRAEITQLRSGIFMDDAKGINVMRYVFDVTGPVEAQGVVTGSSASRLVVAIKGAVPANGNTLAMDDAMVDKTSFTVYGASTRVNLDLNQKITPKDIKVFTLANDAQADKPYRVVVDVHMDAAQAARASTQSKPAATDAGDAKTPVTAAVPSTLAAAESKASEKQVPAQLLQVRSFTHLDAVTGESKLRIVVDLSAPVQPAAVISALPVPRLTVELKGTKGAPLEKIPKQYEFDGKIADRITIVPSEKDDSRLMIDIPFALTEGEYKVFTMPEDAKSAKPYRVVIDINKKTPPGKFQFTSGLANKIIAIDPGHGGSDPGAIGVTGLQEKTANLAVAKQLKAMLEKAGAKVIMTRETDVDVYSASITDRDELRARTAIANHAKADVFISIHSNAAPNPAIKGTQTFYFAKSSYDAMLARSLQQEMIKAGGLPDRSISATNFYVNKYTLMPAALVEMAFLSNKQEEKLLASPEFQEKIARGIVQGLETFFAQAAKQGGGQ, encoded by the coding sequence TTGTTGCGTCGGACGCTTTCCTGGTTTATACTGGTTTTAAGTTTGGTTTTGGTACAGGTCGCCGCAACAGATCGCCCTGCGATGGCTGCACCGAGTCGGGCGGAAATCACGCAACTCCGCTCAGGGATATTCATGGATGACGCAAAAGGGATTAACGTCATGCGGTATGTCTTTGATGTGACAGGCCCTGTTGAGGCTCAGGGAGTCGTAACCGGTAGTTCGGCATCACGGTTGGTTGTAGCGATCAAAGGAGCAGTTCCCGCCAATGGGAACACCCTGGCAATGGATGACGCCATGGTAGATAAGACAAGTTTTACCGTATACGGGGCCAGTACCCGGGTAAACCTGGATTTGAACCAAAAGATCACTCCTAAGGATATTAAAGTATTTACATTGGCGAATGATGCTCAAGCCGACAAACCCTATCGTGTGGTAGTGGATGTACATATGGATGCTGCGCAGGCTGCCCGGGCGAGCACTCAAAGCAAACCAGCGGCCACAGACGCCGGCGATGCAAAAACACCGGTGACTGCAGCAGTTCCATCGACCTTGGCGGCGGCAGAGAGCAAGGCTTCTGAAAAGCAAGTGCCGGCCCAGCTTTTGCAAGTGCGTTCTTTTACCCATCTGGATGCGGTAACCGGGGAAAGTAAGCTGCGAATTGTGGTTGATCTTTCGGCTCCGGTTCAACCTGCCGCAGTGATAAGTGCTTTGCCTGTTCCCCGCTTGACGGTGGAACTGAAAGGGACCAAAGGAGCGCCTTTGGAAAAAATTCCGAAGCAATATGAATTTGATGGCAAAATTGCTGATAGAATCACGATTGTGCCATCAGAAAAAGATGACAGCCGTTTGATGATTGATATTCCCTTTGCCTTGACCGAGGGAGAATACAAAGTTTTTACTATGCCCGAGGATGCAAAATCCGCTAAACCCTATCGGGTTGTGATTGATATCAATAAAAAGACGCCTCCGGGCAAGTTTCAGTTTACGTCCGGGCTGGCCAATAAAATTATTGCCATTGATCCCGGCCATGGCGGCAGCGATCCGGGTGCGATCGGAGTAACCGGGCTGCAGGAGAAAACCGCTAATTTGGCTGTGGCCAAACAACTGAAGGCAATGTTGGAGAAAGCCGGTGCCAAGGTTATCATGACCAGAGAAACCGATGTGGACGTCTATAGCGCCAGTATCACTGACCGTGATGAATTAAGGGCTAGGACCGCCATTGCCAATCATGCCAAAGCGGATGTATTTATCAGCATTCACTCTAATGCTGCTCCCAATCCGGCCATTAAAGGAACCCAGACATTCTATTTTGCCAAATCGAGTTATGATGCTATGCTGGCCCGGTCTTTGCAGCAGGAAATGATAAAAGCCGGGGGATTGCCGGATCGCTCGATCAGCGCCACTAACTTTTATGTAAATAAATATACACTGATGCCTGCAGCATTGGTTGAAATGGCTTTCCTTTCTAACAAGCAAGAGGAGAAATTACTTGCCTCCCCTGAATTTCAAGAGAAGATAGCCCGGGGGATTGTACAGGGGCTGGAAACATTTTTCGCACAGGCAGCCAAACAGGGGGGTGGGCAATAA
- a CDS encoding CopG family ribbon-helix-helix protein → MAELKRIMISIPNSLLQEVDGIIAMDKLSRSQFIRDAMRLYIEDRKRKAVRDMMKKGYQEMAVINLSLAEEGLIADDEVFAMVPTLLTERE, encoded by the coding sequence GTGGCGGAGTTAAAACGGATTATGATCAGTATTCCAAATAGCTTGCTGCAAGAAGTGGACGGGATTATTGCGATGGATAAATTAAGCCGCAGCCAGTTTATTCGCGATGCGATGCGCCTATATATTGAAGATCGCAAGCGCAAAGCAGTAAGGGATATGATGAAAAAAGGATACCAGGAAATGGCTGTCATCAATTTGTCATTGGCGGAGGAAGGGTTAATTGCAGATGATGAAGTATTTGCCATGGTGCCGACCTTGTTAACGGAGCGTGAATAA
- the thiC gene encoding phosphomethylpyrimidine synthase ThiC, producing MATQMQQARAGRITDAMRQVAEYEGLETELIRQRVAEGTIALCANINHATLEPRGFGLGLRTKVNANIGTSSAYPDLAPELDKLAAAIAAGADAVMDLSTGDDIDASRRAIIAKSTIAVGTVPIYQATVEAIRDRGSIIAMTGDDMLATIEKQAKDGADFMTVHCGVTQATIARLRQQGRTADIVSRGGSFLTGWMLHNDKENPLYERFDDLLSICEKYDVTLSLGDGLRPGCLADATDRAQVQELLILGELVDRAWARGVQVMVEGPGHVPYDQIEANVKLQKQLCKGAPFYVLGPLVTDVAPGYDHITAAIGGTLAAAAGADFLCYVTPAEHLGLPNIDDVREGIMASRIAAHAADIIKGVKGAWEWDLEMSKARKALDWDRQIKLAIDPVKAANYRQARNPGGAEACSMCGNYCAMKIVGQYLGKSPESC from the coding sequence ATGGCTACACAAATGCAGCAGGCCCGGGCCGGTAGAATAACCGATGCTATGCGCCAGGTGGCTGAATACGAGGGTCTGGAAACCGAACTGATTAGACAGCGCGTGGCCGAGGGCACAATTGCCCTGTGCGCTAACATTAACCATGCCACCCTGGAACCACGAGGTTTTGGCCTGGGACTTCGCACTAAGGTTAATGCCAATATCGGCACTTCCAGCGCCTATCCTGATCTGGCGCCGGAACTGGATAAACTGGCGGCAGCTATTGCGGCAGGGGCGGACGCGGTCATGGATCTCAGTACCGGGGATGACATTGACGCATCCCGCAGGGCGATTATTGCCAAGTCTACGATCGCGGTAGGGACTGTGCCGATTTATCAGGCCACGGTAGAGGCGATTCGCGACCGGGGATCCATCATTGCCATGACCGGCGACGATATGCTGGCTACGATTGAAAAACAGGCCAAAGACGGCGCTGATTTTATGACGGTGCACTGTGGTGTGACCCAGGCCACGATTGCCCGTCTGCGTCAGCAGGGCCGCACGGCGGATATTGTCAGCCGCGGGGGCTCCTTTTTGACCGGCTGGATGCTGCATAACGACAAGGAGAATCCTTTGTATGAGCGGTTTGATGATCTTCTCTCGATCTGCGAAAAATATGATGTAACATTGAGTCTGGGTGACGGACTGAGGCCGGGATGTTTGGCCGATGCCACCGACCGGGCTCAGGTCCAGGAACTGCTAATCCTGGGTGAACTGGTGGACCGGGCCTGGGCCAGAGGGGTGCAGGTCATGGTGGAAGGTCCGGGCCATGTGCCCTATGACCAGATTGAAGCCAACGTGAAACTTCAGAAGCAGTTGTGCAAAGGCGCTCCCTTTTACGTGCTTGGACCTTTGGTAACCGATGTGGCTCCAGGCTATGATCACATTACTGCGGCAATTGGCGGTACTTTGGCCGCAGCTGCCGGCGCCGACTTCCTCTGCTATGTAACTCCGGCCGAACATCTGGGATTGCCGAATATTGACGATGTAAGGGAAGGTATCATGGCTTCACGTATTGCGGCCCATGCCGCCGATATCATCAAAGGCGTAAAAGGCGCCTGGGAATGGGATCTGGAGATGTCTAAGGCCAGGAAAGCCTTAGATTGGGATAGGCAAATCAAACTGGCCATCGATCCAGTCAAAGCGGCTAATTATCGCCAAGCCAGAAACCCTGGCGGCGCCGAAGCCTGTTCCATGTGCGGCAATTATTGCGCCATGAAAATTGTGGGACAATACCTCGGAAAAAGTCCCGAATCCTGCTAA